One Vibrio penaeicida DNA segment encodes these proteins:
- a CDS encoding penicillin-binding protein 1A — MKFIKHLLIFSLVCTILGVTTIIGFYFYVKPELPDVATLKDVELQTPMQVYSQDGKLISQFGEKRRVPVAHDDIPQELIDALIATEDSRFFDHPGIDPIGIVRAAIVVATTGSAKQGASTITQQLARNFFLTNEKKIMRKIKEIFIAIHIEQLLTKEEILELYINKIFLGYRSYGFGAAAQVYFGKELSDLSLSELATLAGMPKAPSSINPIRSVERATKRRNVVLMRMLDEKYITQEQYDSARSETIVAKYHGAEIELSAPYAAEIARSWALENYGEDAYTSGMKIYTTVNSKLQQAANEATINNLLGYDERHGYRGAEEELWATGEVPWTEDKMRKHLRTVPTYGKLIPAIVTEVGEKSAKIYIKNQNFSSLDWDAMKWARQFRSDKRQGSAPKKASEILSVGDQIWVRKLSLPASDDKLEQQWAWKLAQVPDANTAFVAMNPNDGAVVSLVGGFNFVHSKFNRATQSVRQVGSSIKPFIYAAAIDKGMTLASLINDAPVNKWDKSQGTAWRPKNSPPTYTGPTRMRVGLAQSKNVMAVRILRRVGLDESIDYLTRFGFEKDQLPRSETIALGAGSLTPVKMAQGYSVFANGGYFVEPYYISRVEDAFGRPILEANPKVVCHKDCQAQKSNEFEEQDVDSPYAPQVISEQTAFLMREMMYSNVWGGGNWRKGTGWNGTGWRAKKLGRRDIGGKTGTTNDSKDAWYNGYAPGMVAIAWVGFDNHQRELGRSVVNPNLGKDQVTGAEAGAKTAQPAWVNFMKVALEDVPAVRKKLPPGIIRTRIDAESGLLTNKSDDSTMFEYFRRGTEPREYTHDPISEAIYSEDGEELF, encoded by the coding sequence GTGAAGTTCATAAAGCATTTGTTAATATTTTCATTGGTTTGCACCATTTTGGGAGTGACCACAATTATTGGGTTTTACTTTTATGTAAAGCCTGAGCTCCCTGATGTTGCAACACTAAAAGACGTAGAACTGCAAACGCCGATGCAGGTATACAGTCAAGATGGAAAGCTGATCTCACAATTTGGTGAAAAGCGTCGAGTACCCGTTGCACACGACGACATCCCTCAAGAGCTTATTGATGCGCTAATTGCAACCGAAGATAGCCGTTTTTTCGACCACCCCGGTATTGATCCAATTGGTATCGTTCGTGCGGCTATTGTTGTTGCAACAACAGGTTCAGCGAAACAAGGGGCAAGTACGATTACCCAGCAGTTAGCGAGAAACTTCTTTCTGACTAACGAAAAAAAGATCATGCGGAAAATCAAAGAGATTTTTATCGCAATCCACATTGAGCAGCTTCTGACTAAAGAAGAAATTCTAGAGCTGTACATCAACAAAATTTTTCTTGGCTATCGTTCTTATGGATTTGGGGCCGCTGCTCAAGTCTATTTCGGTAAAGAATTAAGCGATTTATCTTTAAGTGAACTAGCGACTTTGGCTGGAATGCCAAAAGCCCCGTCGAGCATTAACCCAATTCGTTCCGTAGAGCGTGCCACCAAACGCCGAAATGTCGTACTGATGCGTATGCTTGATGAAAAGTACATCACTCAAGAACAGTACGATTCCGCTCGTTCAGAAACCATTGTGGCAAAATACCACGGAGCAGAAATTGAACTCAGTGCGCCTTATGCCGCTGAAATCGCACGCTCTTGGGCATTAGAAAACTACGGTGAAGATGCGTATACATCAGGTATGAAAATCTACACAACCGTGAACTCCAAGCTGCAACAAGCTGCCAATGAAGCCACTATCAATAATTTGTTGGGCTACGATGAGAGACACGGTTATCGCGGCGCAGAAGAAGAGCTTTGGGCTACAGGTGAAGTGCCTTGGACCGAGGACAAAATGCGCAAACACCTACGCACAGTGCCAACTTACGGAAAGCTCATCCCTGCCATCGTTACTGAAGTCGGAGAGAAATCCGCCAAGATTTACATTAAGAACCAAAATTTCTCATCTCTCGATTGGGATGCGATGAAATGGGCTCGTCAATTTAGAAGTGACAAACGCCAAGGTAGTGCTCCTAAAAAAGCGTCGGAGATTTTATCCGTCGGAGATCAAATTTGGGTGCGTAAGCTTTCGCTTCCGGCAAGTGATGACAAACTAGAGCAACAGTGGGCGTGGAAACTTGCTCAAGTGCCAGACGCCAATACCGCATTTGTCGCAATGAATCCAAATGATGGTGCCGTTGTGTCATTGGTTGGCGGTTTCAACTTTGTTCACAGTAAGTTTAATCGCGCCACTCAATCTGTCCGTCAAGTCGGTTCGAGCATAAAGCCGTTCATTTACGCCGCCGCCATCGATAAAGGTATGACACTGGCGAGTTTGATTAACGACGCCCCCGTCAACAAGTGGGACAAGAGCCAAGGCACCGCGTGGCGTCCTAAAAACTCACCACCGACATACACTGGCCCAACTCGCATGCGCGTTGGACTCGCTCAATCAAAGAATGTCATGGCCGTACGAATCTTACGTCGAGTTGGATTGGACGAATCCATTGACTACCTTACTCGATTTGGTTTCGAAAAAGATCAGCTTCCTCGCTCTGAAACTATCGCGTTGGGTGCAGGCAGTTTAACTCCAGTCAAAATGGCTCAGGGTTATTCTGTTTTCGCGAATGGCGGTTATTTTGTCGAGCCTTACTACATAAGCCGTGTGGAAGATGCGTTTGGTAGACCTATCTTGGAAGCCAACCCAAAGGTGGTTTGCCACAAAGATTGCCAAGCCCAAAAGAGCAACGAGTTTGAAGAGCAGGATGTCGATTCTCCCTATGCGCCTCAAGTTATTTCAGAACAAACCGCCTTCTTAATGCGCGAGATGATGTACAGCAACGTATGGGGTGGTGGCAACTGGCGTAAAGGCACAGGTTGGAATGGTACTGGTTGGCGCGCGAAGAAATTGGGGCGTCGCGACATAGGTGGAAAAACAGGAACCACCAACGATTCTAAAGATGCATGGTACAACGGTTACGCACCGGGAATGGTGGCTATTGCATGGGTTGGTTTTGATAACCACCAAAGAGAACTCGGGCGCAGTGTGGTAAACCCGAACTTAGGTAAAGACCAAGTTACCGGAGCAGAAGCCGGAGCGAAAACGGCACAGCCAGCTTGGGTAAACTTTATGAAGGTCGCACTGGAAGATGTCCCTGCGGTACGTAAAAAACTACCTCCGGGTATCATTCGAACCCGTATTGATGCGGAATCAGGGCTGCTTACCAACAAATCTGACGATTCAACCATGTTTGAATACTTCAGACGCGGAACGGAGCCAAGAGAGTATACTCACGATCCTATAAGCGAAGCCATATACAGCGAGGACGGTGAAGAGCTGTTTTAA
- the oxyR gene encoding DNA-binding transcriptional regulator OxyR, whose translation MNIRDFEYLVSLAEHKHFRKAAEACFVSQPTLSGQIRKLEDELGTALLERSSRRVLFTESGLQLVDQAKRILGEVKLFTDMATLQGKEMSGPLHIGFIPTVGPYLLPKIIPQLKEQFPDLELFLHEAQTHQLVRQLEEGRLDCLVLASVAETEPFKELDLYNEPMSVAVPCDHEWAERDEIDMLELNGKTVLALGDGHCLRDQALGFCFAAGARDDERFKATSLETLRNMVAAGGGITLLPALSVPAEKKRDGVCYVRASNPQPSRRIVLVYRPGSPLRNRFEQLAESISELV comes from the coding sequence ATGAACATTCGTGATTTCGAATACCTAGTGTCTCTCGCTGAGCACAAACACTTTCGCAAAGCTGCAGAAGCGTGTTTTGTTAGCCAGCCCACGTTGAGTGGTCAAATTCGCAAGTTGGAGGATGAATTAGGGACCGCGCTTTTAGAGCGCAGTAGCCGCAGAGTCTTGTTTACCGAGTCGGGTTTACAGCTTGTGGATCAAGCGAAGAGAATTCTGGGTGAAGTGAAGTTATTTACAGATATGGCAACCTTGCAGGGCAAAGAGATGAGTGGTCCTTTGCACATCGGTTTTATTCCTACGGTTGGTCCTTATTTACTCCCTAAAATCATTCCACAGCTTAAGGAGCAGTTCCCTGATTTAGAATTGTTTTTGCATGAAGCACAAACCCATCAGCTCGTTAGGCAGCTTGAAGAGGGACGGTTAGATTGTTTGGTACTGGCTTCGGTTGCAGAGACTGAGCCATTTAAAGAGTTGGATCTATACAACGAGCCCATGAGTGTTGCTGTGCCTTGTGATCATGAATGGGCAGAACGCGATGAAATAGACATGCTTGAACTGAATGGTAAGACGGTTCTTGCGTTAGGTGATGGGCATTGTTTACGGGATCAGGCGCTAGGTTTTTGTTTTGCTGCGGGTGCGCGTGATGATGAGCGCTTTAAAGCGACCAGTCTCGAAACGCTGCGTAATATGGTTGCAGCTGGTGGTGGTATTACCCTGTTACCTGCATTGTCGGTTCCCGCTGAGAAGAAGCGTGATGGCGTGTGCTACGTGCGCGCCAGTAATCCTCAACCAAGCCGACGTATTGTGTTGGTTTATAGACCAGGTTCTCCGCTTCGAAACCGTTTTGAACAGCTGGCTGAGAGTATTTCAGAGCTTGTATAA
- a CDS encoding glutathione peroxidase produces the protein MFASKEGQTVPQVTFPTRQGDAWVNVTSDDLFKDKTVIVFSLPGAFTPTCSSSHLPRYNELFSVFKEHGVDEIVCMSVNDTFVMNAWKEDQEAEHISFIPDGNGEFTDGMGMLVDKNDIGFGKRSWRYSMLVKNGVVEKMFVEPNEPGDPFKVSDADTMLGYIAPDYKTQESITVFSKPGCPFCAKAKQNLIDHGLQYEEVILGKDATTVSLRAITGRATVPQVFIGGKHIGGSEELESFLLK, from the coding sequence ATGTTCGCATCAAAAGAAGGTCAAACTGTACCACAGGTCACTTTTCCGACTCGCCAAGGTGATGCTTGGGTAAACGTGACATCGGATGACCTTTTCAAAGACAAGACCGTCATCGTGTTCAGCTTACCTGGTGCATTTACACCAACGTGTTCATCAAGCCACCTACCGCGCTACAACGAACTGTTCTCAGTATTCAAAGAACACGGTGTTGATGAAATCGTCTGTATGTCTGTGAATGACACTTTTGTTATGAATGCTTGGAAAGAAGACCAAGAAGCAGAGCATATTTCTTTCATCCCAGATGGAAATGGTGAATTTACTGATGGAATGGGCATGTTAGTCGACAAAAATGACATCGGTTTTGGTAAGCGTTCATGGCGCTACAGCATGCTGGTGAAGAATGGCGTTGTTGAGAAAATGTTTGTTGAACCAAACGAGCCGGGCGACCCGTTCAAGGTTTCGGATGCAGACACGATGCTTGGTTACATCGCTCCGGATTACAAAACTCAGGAATCCATTACCGTATTCTCAAAACCAGGTTGCCCTTTCTGTGCGAAAGCGAAACAAAATCTGATTGATCACGGTCTTCAATATGAAGAAGTCATTCTGGGTAAAGATGCAACAACCGTGAGCTTAAGAGCTATCACCGGTCGTGCAACGGTTCCACAAGTATTCATTGGTGGTAAACACATTGGTGGCAGTGAAGAATTAGAAAGCTTTCTTCTTAAGTAA